A genome region from Psychrobacter jeotgali includes the following:
- a CDS encoding REP-associated tyrosine transposase produces MPNYVRNYQAGATYFFTINLCDRQSQLLTTYINELRLSYQKTQKKMPFTTDAIIILPDHIHTMWTLPENDNDYPTRIRLFKSHFSRQLPAHVKQTNHQSRQRKNETGIWQRRYWEHTIQNEIDYNCHMDYIHYNAVKHGYAENPADWKHSTFMREVKRGRYDFNWAGIDYEDSRFGER; encoded by the coding sequence ATGCCAAACTACGTGAGAAACTATCAAGCAGGGGCGACTTACTTTTTCACTATCAATTTATGCGATCGTCAAAGCCAATTGCTCACAACGTATATCAATGAACTACGTCTATCCTATCAAAAAACACAAAAGAAAATGCCATTCACTACTGATGCTATCATAATCTTGCCAGACCATATCCATACCATGTGGACGCTTCCTGAAAACGACAATGACTACCCTACCCGTATCAGACTATTTAAAAGCCATTTTAGTAGGCAATTACCAGCACACGTCAAGCAAACCAACCATCAAAGCCGTCAGAGAAAGAATGAAACTGGCATTTGGCAAAGACGTTATTGGGAACACACCATTCAAAATGAGATAGACTACAATTGCCATATGGATTACATTCATTATAACGCTGTCAAACACGGCTACGCTGAAAATCCTGCTGATTGGAAGCATTCAACGTTTATGCGTGAAGTCAAAAGGGGTCGCTATGACTTTAATTGGGCAGGTATCGATTATGAGGACAGTCGTTTTGGCGAGCGCTAA
- a CDS encoding GMC oxidoreductase: protein MQRRKFIKSMGLGVATVSATAAMSGCQTLAKQQKLPSTVTQAGHFDNIIVGSGYGGAVSALRLSEQGHKVLILEMGMRWDRTPEHDTFCKMISADKRSSWFSNRPNAPIPIPIPIRKYPGVLDLIEYDEMKVFAGRAYGGGSIVNGAIAIQPRRSHFEAVFPWINSGEMYDTYFPRAMKELKVSQIPESFFNQSEHYEFTRAAERQAERAGLKTEFFGNSYDFDYMQKEARGEVYQSGLGGEVIYGNNAGKFSLDLTYLKDAEATGNVSVRTLRKVNSIQALDNDQLRLEVHVLNTTGGVDKIEHYTCDKLFLNAGSTGTSELLLKSQAEGKLNNLNEHIGQYWGPNGNIMTGRNFVHAAGTTQSTIPVKGINMWDGDRDGSKYKIFAELAPLPLGLETWTTLYLAITDNPERGNYYYDKDSQTVKLNWKREQNQYSVNAAQELLDKLSEASGGTKARLLFNNGFGDDFCYHPLGGCVLGLATDEVGRVKGHSNIYVQDGALIPGSAGVNPYVFITGLAERNMATILREDFG from the coding sequence ATGCAAAGACGCAAATTTATAAAATCTATGGGCTTAGGGGTCGCCACGGTCAGCGCTACGGCTGCAATGAGCGGCTGCCAAACTCTCGCCAAACAACAAAAACTTCCCAGCACTGTCACTCAAGCGGGACACTTTGATAATATCATCGTCGGTAGCGGCTACGGCGGCGCGGTATCCGCACTACGCTTGAGCGAACAGGGTCATAAAGTACTCATCCTTGAGATGGGTATGCGCTGGGATAGAACGCCTGAGCACGACACCTTTTGCAAAATGATTAGCGCCGATAAACGCTCCAGCTGGTTTAGCAATAGGCCCAACGCCCCTATCCCCATTCCCATCCCTATTAGAAAATACCCCGGCGTGTTAGATTTAATTGAATACGACGAGATGAAAGTCTTCGCCGGACGTGCTTATGGCGGCGGCTCTATCGTCAATGGCGCGATTGCCATTCAGCCCAGACGCTCGCATTTCGAAGCCGTCTTTCCGTGGATTAATTCTGGCGAGATGTACGACACTTACTTTCCCCGTGCGATGAAAGAGCTAAAAGTCAGCCAAATTCCTGAGTCGTTTTTCAACCAATCCGAGCATTACGAATTCACCCGTGCTGCTGAACGCCAAGCCGAAAGAGCCGGACTAAAAACAGAATTCTTTGGCAACAGCTACGACTTTGATTATATGCAAAAGGAAGCACGCGGTGAGGTCTATCAATCGGGATTGGGCGGTGAAGTCATCTACGGTAATAACGCTGGCAAATTCTCACTCGATTTAACTTACCTAAAAGATGCCGAAGCCACGGGCAACGTCTCGGTCAGAACGCTACGCAAAGTTAACAGTATCCAAGCGCTCGATAACGACCAACTCAGATTAGAAGTCCACGTTTTAAACACTACAGGCGGTGTCGATAAAATTGAGCATTACACCTGCGATAAATTATTCCTTAATGCTGGCAGCACGGGCACCTCAGAGCTACTACTCAAAAGCCAAGCCGAAGGCAAGCTGAATAATCTAAACGAGCATATCGGCCAATATTGGGGGCCGAACGGCAATATCATGACGGGTCGTAATTTTGTCCACGCCGCTGGCACCACCCAATCTACCATTCCAGTCAAAGGCATCAATATGTGGGACGGTGATAGAGATGGCTCCAAGTATAAAATCTTTGCCGAACTTGCACCTTTGCCGCTCGGTCTTGAAACGTGGACAACACTGTATCTTGCCATCACGGATAACCCCGAGCGTGGCAACTATTACTACGATAAGGACTCGCAAACGGTCAAACTCAACTGGAAACGTGAGCAAAATCAGTATTCGGTAAACGCCGCCCAAGAGTTACTAGACAAGCTTAGCGAAGCCAGCGGTGGCACTAAGGCGCGCCTGTTATTCAATAATGGTTTTGGCGATGACTTTTGTTATCATCCGCTTGGTGGCTGCGTCTTAGGCTTAGCGACTGATGAAGTTGGTCGCGTCAAGGGGCATAGCAATATCTACGTGCAAGATGGCGCGTTAATACCCGGCAGTGCTGGCGTCAATCCGTACGTGTTTATTACTGGACTTGCTGAGCGTAATATGGCGACGATTTTGAGGGAAGATTTTGGTTAA
- a CDS encoding Trp family transcriptional regulator: MPEEKQDNNTYNAYAYLINLLSKTDDQAHLAALFDALLTDKEQVELANRLTIFALLQQGVTQREISAQLGVGIATVSRGAKVFNQHQIDELLPDIGKKIKV, from the coding sequence ATGCCAGAAGAAAAACAGGACAACAATACCTACAACGCTTACGCTTACTTAATAAATTTATTAAGTAAAACCGATGATCAAGCGCACCTAGCCGCACTATTCGATGCCCTACTTACCGACAAAGAGCAGGTGGAGCTTGCCAATCGTTTAACCATCTTTGCGCTACTCCAACAAGGCGTTACTCAAAGAGAAATCAGCGCCCAGCTTGGTGTCGGTATTGCTACTGTCTCACGTGGTGCTAAAGTCTTTAATCAGCATCAGATTGATGAATTATTACCTGATATTGGCAAGAAGATTAAGGTTTAA